A portion of the Actomonas aquatica genome contains these proteins:
- a CDS encoding adenine deaminase, translating to MPLTRFSVPALHTVTRQLAAVAMGQAEPDLVITGGRVFSSYTERLHDNREVWIKCGRIAAVKPAGTAKKQRGGATKFYDAKGGIIAPGLVDPHIHIESSMMAACAYAEGALLNGTTTIFCDSHEIGNVCDVAGVEWMLKDARQAPLNIFLTVPSTVPATSSYFETAGGDLTAEKIGQLFDKWPEAVALGEKMDFVQVAMGDERSHAILGAAIQRGKPISGHIYGREFVAAGAASGINDTHEAIDRDIADDFLENGVWVFLRGGPPTTPWHSLPEAIKTVTELGANPKRVCVCTDDRDADDLFMFGLDWVVREAVKAGMSRETALSMGSLHPATRFHLDNEIGGLGPARRADLVLMNDDLEPQCTWYGGELVVKNRKVTPLLEETLSQPYRYPKAAYRTVKLPRKPKLTPDLPTETVVANTIRTELPGIILFHDQVTLEPAASWEEQFAKHDLCFVTVVERHGKSGEVAHGLLRNFGLKEGAVASSVGHDAHNIILAGTNEADMAVALETIKASKGGVCIVKQGKVVAEVPLPIAGLLSDKRAKVVAKESTKLKKAWAAAGCTLPYMGFNLIPLSVIPEIRITDKGLVTVPGMKIVPLFETK from the coding sequence ATGCCGCTGACTCGTTTCTCCGTCCCCGCCCTCCACACTGTCACCCGTCAGCTCGCCGCCGTGGCGATGGGTCAAGCCGAGCCCGATTTGGTGATCACCGGTGGGCGCGTGTTTTCCTCCTACACCGAGCGCCTGCACGACAATCGCGAGGTGTGGATCAAGTGCGGTCGCATCGCGGCGGTGAAGCCAGCCGGCACGGCCAAGAAGCAGCGGGGTGGGGCGACGAAATTTTACGACGCCAAAGGTGGCATCATCGCCCCGGGTTTGGTCGACCCGCACATCCACATTGAGAGCTCGATGATGGCGGCCTGCGCCTACGCAGAAGGCGCGTTGCTCAACGGCACCACCACCATCTTCTGCGACAGTCATGAGATCGGCAACGTGTGTGACGTGGCGGGCGTCGAGTGGATGCTGAAAGACGCGCGTCAGGCTCCGCTCAATATCTTCCTCACGGTTCCGAGCACGGTGCCCGCGACCTCTTCCTATTTTGAAACCGCGGGCGGCGATCTGACGGCGGAGAAGATTGGCCAACTCTTCGACAAGTGGCCGGAAGCCGTGGCGCTGGGCGAGAAGATGGACTTCGTGCAGGTGGCGATGGGCGACGAACGCAGCCATGCGATTCTCGGCGCGGCCATCCAGCGCGGGAAGCCGATCAGCGGTCACATTTATGGCCGCGAGTTTGTGGCGGCGGGCGCGGCCAGCGGCATCAACGACACGCACGAGGCGATCGATCGCGACATCGCCGACGACTTTTTGGAGAACGGCGTCTGGGTTTTCCTGCGCGGTGGCCCGCCCACCACGCCGTGGCACTCCCTGCCGGAGGCGATCAAGACGGTCACGGAACTCGGCGCGAATCCGAAGCGGGTGTGCGTGTGCACCGATGACCGCGACGCCGACGACCTGTTTATGTTTGGCCTCGACTGGGTGGTGCGCGAGGCGGTCAAGGCCGGCATGTCGCGCGAGACCGCGTTGAGTATGGGCTCGCTGCATCCGGCGACGCGTTTCCATTTGGACAACGAGATCGGCGGACTCGGTCCGGCGCGTCGGGCGGATCTCGTGCTGATGAACGACGACCTGGAGCCGCAGTGCACCTGGTATGGCGGGGAGCTGGTGGTGAAAAATCGCAAGGTGACGCCGCTGCTCGAAGAGACCCTCAGCCAGCCCTACCGCTATCCCAAGGCGGCCTACCGCACGGTGAAGTTGCCGCGCAAACCGAAGCTCACGCCGGACCTGCCGACGGAGACGGTGGTGGCCAACACCATTCGCACGGAGTTGCCTGGCATCATCCTGTTCCATGATCAGGTCACGCTGGAACCGGCCGCCTCGTGGGAAGAGCAGTTTGCCAAGCACGACCTGTGTTTCGTCACGGTGGTCGAGCGTCACGGGAAGTCGGGCGAAGTCGCCCACGGCCTGCTGCGCAATTTTGGGCTCAAGGAAGGCGCCGTCGCGAGCAGTGTGGGCCATGATGCGCATAACATCATTCTGGCCGGCACCAACGAGGCCGACATGGCGGTCGCGTTGGAAACGATCAAAGCCAGCAAGGGCGGCGTCTGCATTGTAAAGCAGGGCAAGGTGGTCGCGGAGGTGCCGCTGCCGATCGCGGGTCTGCTCTCCGACAAGCGCGCCAAGGTCGTGGCCAAGGAGTCGACCAAACTCAAAAAGGCATGGGCGGCAGCGGGTTGCACATTGCCCTATATGGGTTTCAACCTCATCCCGCTCTCGGTGATTCCGGAGATTCGGATTACGGACAAAGGACTGGTCACCGTGCCCGGAATGAAGATCGTGCCGTTGTTCGAAACGAAATAG